A window from Urocitellus parryii isolate mUroPar1 chromosome 1, mUroPar1.hap1, whole genome shotgun sequence encodes these proteins:
- the LOC144256823 gene encoding ras-related protein Rab-6A, whose protein sequence is MSAGGDFGNPLRKFKLVFLGEQSVGKTSLITRFMYDSFDNTYQATIGIDFLSKTMYLEDRTIRLQLWDTAGQERFRSLIPSYIRDSAAAVVVYDITNVNSFQQTTKWIDDVRTERGSDVIIMLVGNKTDLADKRQVSIEEGERKAKELNVMFIETSAKAGYNVKQLFRRVAAALPGMESTQDRSREDMIDIKLEKPQEQPVSEGGCSC, encoded by the coding sequence ATGTCCGCGGGCGGAGACTTCGGGAATCCGCTGAGGAAATTCAAGCTGGTGTTCCTAGGAGAGCAGAGCGTTGGAAAAACATCCTTGATCACCAGATTCATGTATGACAGTTTTGACAACACTTATCAGGCAACAATTGGCATTGACTTTTTATCAAAAACCATGTACTTGGAGGATCGAACAATCAGGCTGCAGCTGTGGGATACTGCGGGTCAGGAACGTTTCCGTAGCCTCATTCCCAGTTACATCCGTGATTCTGCTGCAGCTGTAGTAGTTTACGATATCACAAACGTTAACTCATTCCAGCAAACTACAAAATGGATTGATGATGTAAGAACAGAAAGAGGAAGTGATGTTATCATCATGCTAGTAGGAAATAAAACAGATCTTGCTGACAAGAGGCAAGTTTCAATTGAGGAAGGCGAGAGGAAAGCCAAAGAACTGAATGTTATGTTCATTGAAACCAGTGCAAAAGCAGGATACAATGTAAAGCAGCTCTTCCGACGTGTAGCAGCGGCTTTACCTGGAATGGAAAGCACACAGGACAGAAGCAGAGAAGACATGATTGACATTAAACTGGAAAAGCCTCAGGAGCAACCAGTTAGTGAAGGAGGCTGTTCCTGCTGA
- the LOC144256824 gene encoding butyrophilin subfamily 1 member A1-like, which yields MAGPGVRHLTPASDTKMTDGDGLFGMQTFITVDKSSRAIVSCFTRNTVLNTQKGVCVSLAEGLFPSSCTWMVVLAVLISVLILAAAICAVFLLARKDKVGEDRNVDMSGLLQLQKEILWGPGI from the exons ATGGCGGGACCTGGCGTGCGG CACCTGACCCCAGCCTCAGATACTAAGATGACAGATGGAGATGGCTTGTTTGGAATGCAAACCTTTATCACAGTGGACAAGAGCTCAAGGGCAATCGTGTCCTGCTTCACAAGGAACACAGTCCTCAACACTCAGAAGGGAGTGTGTGTCTCCTTAGCAG AGGGCTTGTTCCCCAGCTCCTGCACCTGGATGGTGGTGCTGGCCGTGCTCATCTCTGTCCTGATCCTCGCTGCAGCCATCTGTGCTGTGTTCCTTCTCGCCAGGAAAGACAAAG TTGGAGAAGACAGGAATGTGGACATGTCTGGGCTCCTTCAACTACAGAAAGAAATCCTCTGGGGACCTGGCATCTAA